The window CTTCTGTTACATTGGTACTATGGATACTGTGTATACGTATTGGCACACTGAGAAGACGTAAAGAAAGGGCTAGTCATCCGGAGAAGAGCCTGGAGAAAAAATTGCCGGTATTTGGTTTCTCTAAGCATGCCACATGAACATATCTTCCGAGTTTGTCGACCTGCCTTGGTTCCCCTTTCGTGTCCTTCTTGCATACCTTGCAGGTCTTGTCCACCCAACCTTCCTCCACGTATTGCCCGTCAACTACACACAGAATCAAACCAAGTCAGCATTTCTATATTGATCAGCAAAAAGGAGGAATCTTTTAGTATTTAAAGTACCATCTACGTAGGACTTGAAGAAATCCTTGTAGGTGCCTCCAATCTTCCTCCGAAGCGCACCATACTGCACCAGAATCATGAAGGGAAGAGTTACTAGAGATGTTTAGATCATGTCAAGTCACAGATGATGGTGTTACAGTACGTACCTGTTCTCTAGTCATCTTCTTCCCCGATCTGGTGATCTCCCTCGCGTCCTCTATGAGCACGGCATCCTGAGAGGACCTCACCTGGGAGAAGTCGAGGGCTTCGGTGATGCTTCCAAACAAGGACTGCTTGCTCTTTTTCGTCGCTCCTTCCTCCCCGCTCTTCTTTTCCTCCGTCATAGCCCACACTCTTCCTGGCCTGACGGAGCAAGCACTGGGCCTTGGAGCACATCTGCTGTTGCAGGATCCAAGGGTCGGAGGGCAACAGTTGTGTGATGAGGACAACGGAAGAGCGCGCATCTCCATGGCACTGAAACCCTTCCGTTATTTCAAGAGAGGAGCATGAGGCAGCCTCTCATATTTATGAGACCCATGAGCCATTTGTCGGACGCAGCAGAGCCACTGCCAGTTTTATGTGGTGGGTGCAAGGGGACGTGGCGTCGTGTTTAACCTGGTGAAACCAGAGGAAGAGGAGGGCTCGACTGTGGCCGTGTGGAGAGCAAAAAATCTCAGGTTGTAGTGGTGGTACTGTGTCTGGCTGTGAAAAGCCTTGGGAGTCTTTGTTAGATTCCCTTGCCCATAATTCTCCACCTCAGATCTGCTATAAGTTGCCGTGCAATGACTCCCAAGGCACTGATTACAAAGAGACAAGTCGCTCAGATCACTGTAGACACTGAAAAGTCATGAGCGATAGTTGGGGATTTAACGCCTGACGCCACGTTAGGTAACAGCGGAAGTACGTACGAAGGAGAACAGCTACTATAGTACACGGTTGTGGAGATGCTTTGACGCGGTTTTGCTCGCAAATCCCAGTCTGACAGCATTAGATTTCTGCCGTAATCGTTTTCCTATTCGCCGGCACCGCGTGCTCCAAATCTCGCGTGTACAAGATTGATTAAAGATCCGTGTGGTCTAAGTCAAAGCTCTTGAACAGGTcaactcctctcctcctcctccactatAAACCCTCAAATCCTTCTCTTAGTTTGCTCGCTCTACTCTGCTCAGCTTGCTCTCTGTTCTCCTCTGCATTAGCCTCCAAAGAAGTCCGCTAATATGCAAATGGCGATGGTGGGAAAGTCTCAACTCATCTTCTTGCTGCTGCTCTTTTCAATCGCACCACAATTCTCCATTTCCAGGCCCTTGAATGGATGGTTTGACACCGACCTCCAAGCAATTGACCCAAGCATAAACGTGGCTCTCCCGAGAGGGGGTCAAAGGATTCCACCGCTGGTGGATTCAATTAACCCAGTTGATGGTTCTCTGTGCAGCTTCGGTACGGCAGTGAACTCACCGCCATTAACGTTGTCGAAGCAGAATCTCGTCGTCCGGAAGCAGACGGCGCCGCTGCTGTGCAACCTCTTAGCCAGAGGAAAGATGCCGCCGGCGCCTTCTGGCCCAAGTCAGGGAATCAACGACAAGCACAGTTAGCCAACTCGATCTGGAGAAGtgttttcctcttcttttatttgttttaccaAATTGAGGTCATTTATTCCATGAGTATACTACGGAAAATATAATGTACGAGCTCAGATATACGGATTTCAGTCCCAACGCTTTGGTCTCATTAATGAATGATCTACTGAAGTGCCGCAAGAACACGTCATGAATGATCTCATCTTAATTGCATTATGCTCATCTTTTTCTAGGAAGAAGCCCAAAGGGCATTCTATCATTACAAAAggtatgaaattatacatgaagaaAAGGACAAAAAAGATgaagggaaaaaagaaaagaggagTCAATGAAACAGAGACATCTTTCTCAAGACCTGATAATTAGCTTGAAACGTGTGATATAGTCACCGACACAAAAGCATACTTGTATAAGAACAAATTGGGGTGACAAATTAAACTAGCCCAAATGAAGGACATGATGCAGACATCTAAGTGACAAGAGAAGAATCATCATTATGGTGCCAACCCAGAGGATATAACTGGGAACACAACGAACATTTGTGTTTCCAATTGGAAACACAACTCGGATGTTGTGATCACTTTAATCGtataactattttttatttttagaataattttatttttgctgtTAGGTTAGAATTATACATTTGGGTTATAAGCTATATATGTGTCTCAAGCATATATAGTTGTTGTTGTTACAGTTGCTAATACCATAAATTTAAGTTTCGTCTATCTTTCGTTGAAAAATATAGTTTGTGACTAATGTTCTTGTAATATGATTGTTTGATACACAAGTGACAAAAGAGTTTTGATACATTGGTAATTCAATGTCATGTTTTATTACACGTCTTATTACATGTTAGTCGAATAATTATcttatgatgatgttaatttgatACTAGCAAAGAGGCCCATTTAGTCATACATGACAATTATCAATTCTCGTATTAGATTAAATTATAgtataattaataatttgatacacGATTTTATAGATCATCCATAAATTATCGATGATCTATCCCCATGTTATCATTTATTTCAATCCACAAATGTTCTGACAAATGGGATAGACATTTGTCTAGAATACCTATGAtgtaatttttataaaattattatcaaatctttctttttttcaatACTCTAACTTGCGATGAACTCGGGAAGTTGAATCAAAATTCGATTTGAGCTCCTAATGTATCAAACTGAGATATTATGATTACTTTAATGGTAtcaccattttctttttttatattttttagaatttttttttttctcatgtaggccACAAGCTCTCTATCTATCTCAGGGATAGGCTTATACTGCTGTTGCTAATATCATAAATTTAAGTTCCACCTCTATGCCGCTGAAAAATGTGCCTTGTGACTAATGTTCTTCCGGTTTATTTGGTCGATGCATAAAAGTAAAGCTGAAGGCAGCTTGTTAAATTGGACCAGAAGTGATAACACAAGTCTCCTGACTAATGTGACTTGAATGCAAAAGATGGTCAGTGAGAACTCAAACCCTGTCATCAAATTaactgatagagagagagagaactcacAACCACATCAAGCTAAAAGAAAAGGTTTTATGTCTTATCGGTGAAATATTAATAATGCATCGAGGAGAGACTTCCAATCCATCCCATCTCCAGTTTGCTTTGAGAACCCTCAGCCCGGTAGCTTTTATACATCTTTAATTGCCCACATTTATACGTCTTCCACCTCATGGACCCCACCCTGAGCTAAAGCGACCCTGAGCCTTCTCTATTTATATCCCACCTTCTTCCCATCGGCCTCCCACACAAAGAATTCTGTCACTCTCTCACACACGCACAATAAGGCAAAGCTTATCTTGTGAGGCACTTGCGTGCATGTTTATATTGGCTGTCTCAATTGTCACTTCACAATAAGAAGAAAGCAGATTGGGTTTCTTCCTTCTGATATTCTTCTCTGTGTCCTAATTCCCAGAAGACTCTGCTTCTTTCTTTCAGGTGATCCAATTTGGTTTCTGAGTGATGGGAAACTATAGGTTTCGGCTATTGGACATGATTGCCAATGCTTGCTTCTACAAGCTCAAACACATGGGCCAGAGAGCACACAAGAACTCCATGGGAAGATGTCAGCCTCCAAGAGCAGCAGCAACCACCAGTCCGGTTCATTTCTCGCCTCCGGAGCCTAAGCTTCTTCCCAATAGAGCCTCTCACTACTACTCCAGCAGAGCGGAAGCCGACAGGTTTTCCTTCTCCCCCACCCGTTCCAAGGTTTTGGACACCCATTTCCCCGTGGAACCAGCAAGGAAGTCCAAGAAGTGTGTGAGGAGGAAGCCCATCAGAGCTGCTCCCACAAAACCCAAGCTGGCCGCCTCCTCCGTCCCAGAATTTCCTGCGGTAGCGTCGCCAGTGACCCCGCCGTATCAACTCGACCTCTACATCGACGGCGACAATCATGAGTTCCAGGGGATCCACGCCGGTGACCGATTCAAGTCCGAAGACGCTTCCTCGTGGCCGCACTCTCGTAGCTGCAGAGTAACATCCTCTGCCACCGACGTCATCATTGAAGTGGACACCAATAGCTCCACCACTCAAACGCAGAAGAAGCTCGACGAATTCGACTCGGTCTCAGAGCTTAAACTCCGTCCAATTATCACCAAGCCGGCGACCACTGAAGCTGAGCAGAGCAAGAAGCAAGCCAAGAGATCGTCTCCCGGACTTCACCGGTTTCCGATGAGAGCCAACTCTCCGAGGCTGGCGAGAAAGAAAGTTCAGGCCCAGCTTGGCCAGAGGTGCGGCGGgacggaggcagcggcagcgcTCGAGAGGAAGGGCTTCTTGGAGAGCTTCGCGGTGGTGAAGTCATCGTCGGACCCTGGGAGGGACTTCAGGGactcgatggtggagatgatcgtGGAGAACAACATCCGGGCATCGAAAGATCTGGAGGAGCTTCTTGCTTGCTACCTGTCACTCAACTCCAACGAGTACCACGATGTCATCGTGAAGGCGTTCGAGCAAATCTGGTTTGATCTCGCTGAAGTTAAGCTAAGAAATCGGAGGAAGGAGTGGCTTAAAGATCACAGTTTGAATGGTTGTACAATGTCATAGTGTGCATGTTGGAGTTACAAGGCATCACAATAAGGCCGATCGATAGCGTCTGCTTTGGCAGACAAGCGGAGAGTTGAGTCAAAGAAGATTGTGATATAATAATCAAAATAGTGGTTTCGTGGCTGAATTGTGATATTTGTTGCGAACCATAGGCGTGTGTACAAATTTGCATGTCTCATCTAATGTTGTTGGTGGGGGAGAAGATTCTAGTGCCCCCACCCCCCACCaaaacagcaaaaaaaaaaagggataaatttttataaaaaatcttaaatttaaaaaatatttctgttttaattttttttaaatttttataaagtATCTTTGctcatataaaaatattattttaccatTACCTTCATCAAATCCATCATCATCTCCCCCTGCATTGTCGCCTTTTCTCCCTCGTTGGATCTCGCCTTACTAGATCTATCATCAACAACCCTTATATGCGAAAGGAGACGTGAGGGCCATCATCGACAAGGAGGCGTAGCGAGCATCGACCCTACCCTTGGGCGCTTCACTTGTAGCTCTTACATGAGGAACGAGAGGAGAGGTAATTATTGGGATGCGATGAGGGTGATACCTCCGCCATTGGTCCCTTCTATACATGGGCATATTTGCCCCATGAGAAACTGTTTCGGAGTAGAGGGAGATGGCCACTTGGACAAAAGCATAGCTAAGGGCCAAGCGAAGGTGAGTTGGCTGACATAAGTAGACGTTAGgatttgttaggatcaggagcactaagagggggggggtgaattagtgcagtggaaaactttcgacaattaaaactgcgttcgtacgataaaagcaatttcgatagaaaactcaattcgtaaatcactttaattggtgatcaagcgagatataattaaagcgaatctataaaggcagtttgcagttatgatggaaatcagaatataagcgcaaactgaaatttgatattcgtacgataaaactgatttacgtctaaacaccgattcggaaaatactaaactttgaaacacgatcgtaaatgcgcagaaggcagtaagctattgaggaggtttgtagtaaagataatatgctcaaagtaaatgcaaactagagagcaccacaattttatagtggttcgatcaatcttgacctacatccacttctggcttcctccaccgacaaggttaccgacgtccactagagtccttccttcaataggcgaaggctaaccacccttttatagtttcactccttttgacaggcttaggagacaacccttacaaacttttctctcctctcttgaaagatcaaaacttggaagaaaagaggggggagaacttctagactttacaacacttttgagctctaaaatcacaaagtaagatcaagctttcggtgccttttgggttgccctttcattgctgaaaagggtggggtatttataggccctaacccaatttgaatttcgagctcaaaactatcatctcccgaaattccagggtctggcggttgcaccgcttgactggggcggttgcaccacctggcagagctcgaagactgagcctctgggcggtgccacctcctgtcaggggcggttgcacctcctactagagcttggagaccgagctcaggcggtgccaccgcctgactggggcggttgcaccgcccagccagagctcggagactgagccttgggcggtgccaccgccgacccaagcgatgccacctctggccaagtaatctgggtccgaatgggctgatccattcggcccaatttgggtctgtcaaggacccaattgccccaagattaagttaatgggatcacctcccatttctaacttaatcatcatgctaactacgaatttcttaaggcatttactgcaacttgctccggtgcgtcaatcgcttcttccggcgagcttccggcgaacttccaacgaacatccgacaaaccttcggcgatgctccggcggacttttgGCAAgcgcctggacttgcgatgatccacttggcggcttccgacgagcttctttggcaagctcctggacttctcggatttgttctcgtagaacctccgacgaccgtccggacttccgtcgaactctcgaacccccaacgtgatcatagtcttgacttcggcgcaactcctgctgcatgttttacttccatcgtagttaatcctgcatatgtaaaataaaactttgatcgagacaattaatcctaaacaattaaccaagttgtccggcatgtcattggtccctcgacgcttcgtccgattcttcggtgcatcgtcctctcctatggcctattgcccaatcggctagttgactccgcaactccgatatccttggcacaatacccgctcttctgggcctgatgcctgagtccacgacccgaagccttctgtcgatacgtcgaccgatccaccggcccgacgtccaatcttctgacatgttcctccggcacaacatgatttttcctgctttaattatctcttcctgatcggagcatcctgcgtcactcaaaacacagattaaaacataaacacatatcaagtggtttcatcatcaaaatatgagattcaacaatctcctccttttttatgatgacaactacttgatgacggagttatccttaactcccagagtttaaacaaactccccttatcaatatgccatattgatagaactttgaattcaaactgaattcaagtcattgcaatatccatcatgaatatttacaacacgtcatcatgaacttatgcataaacttatgtataacatcatacttctccccctttgtcatcaacaaaaagaaaagtccaactattcttgtgtttggaatataagtttaactcattgcatgaaaaacataatatcaagttttatcatcatgcaattttgaagctagaaaatttagcaagtgttacatcatgcttagaacattcaaactATCAAGGTTTaggtatacaagttttacagcatacaagatagcacttttggtaatgttcaagatagtaagttctacatcatgcaagctagcaatgttacaacattttagaatttgcaagctagtaatttagagatgttcaagaaagcaactcttgcttcttaaaatatgcaagtttcaagctagcaaatttttgcttcctttgcaatgtttgagctcacaattATGCTTCCATTACaaagtgtaagtttagcatgtttacttttcttaagatagcaactatttgattctctttagactacaagctagtaatttttacgatatgcaggttttactacatacaagctagcaaaaatttcgaaagcaaatgcaagatagctttcttgtgtaagcttatgattcttgcttcctattacaatgtgcaagttgcaagttttgcttcttgagataggcaagatagcacttttacaatttttgtttggcaaacttgtgatgttcaagataacaagctctttcttctcttttaagaagtgtcattttttctttctttgcaaagtgcaaactagcaaaatgccaaactagcaagagataatgttttacatgaggcagacaaacaatttggcaagtgttacatttgcatcttctcttttgagaagtgtaatttttgctttcatcttgaattgtgtaagctagctagtttgcctcttttcatgatgtccacgctagaaattcttgctccccctttgtcattgtcaaaaagaagggaagacccttttatcaattttcagattatgacaaaggtaagtatcaatcttatttgtgcatcattatatattcaaattaaaacatacacaattttaaaaaccttatttttcatgcacgatatcgaaaaataaatcaatcatcattaatgggcatatcatacatgatactcaaacattaaaatttttaagcatttatcaacatgttgatcatgataccaaacattcatcatttaaagcattcatgatacatatcatatgcaatacatcatatacatcattgtcataagtattgcatgcatcatttcaaattcataaatatttcatcattgcatgcatcataccaaatcataaaatatacaatcatcattaatgcatgtttcctaatcatcatttattttacatcatgatggtactaaatttgtcaaattacatcctaccatgatcaaaacttcttatttgtatacatcaaaacaaattaatgaatatttcatgtattcatatcatcacataaggaatatcaagaagaattattaggtgattcgatgtatttcatacattcaaagaatttcacataacaaaattcaaatcacaagccttaaaagatgtcatgaaagaacatataaacaatcttgatttataaaatgaatactcaagttataatttcgaaaaatcaagagaaaccgtgattcattttaacaaatctcctcttaaataaataacataaagaattcttaggagaccatgaaaaagatagaatccattcaatcttgtaagagaacaagatattaattcatgcatataaaatcttgatttaagcataagaaatcttaatttacaaattttaaaaaatcaagataaaacttatttaaatcatcaaatcaagatcattttcaagagactcacaaaagtaatacaaatagattcattaatttccctttttaaaaaatcaataaagtcaaaaaaataaatttttcaagaagaaacctttcatgcattgttaacactttcatgcattcggacatgattttgccatatgtttttcaaatacactcatgaaaataacacatgcttatcatcatgtataacttaaaatctcatgcataaaattgtcaatcatggtatcaaaatatttaatattacatcattatgcatttcttcaagcatgattttatttaatcaaaattgagaaataacaaaggaaatcaacatgatacatattattacttcttaaccacatatagcatgatttcatattttcaatcaaaatcattttgtttgtttataataaaatatgcaattttcaaaattactagtatgatcataatttttgtatttttatttttaaacatgtaatttttaagaaaattaattataaaataaaatacatcatgaaagcatcaagtaatttcaaaataaattagggggatttcgattacctcatcattgaaagcggttaaggcgtagtttgccacctcgcctttcttgattttttcctcgtcttcggaggagctcgattcatcccactttatgttcttcttcttgcgttcaaagcaagtagttccgttctttttgctttttaatttttatttcatttgtagtttaagttcaccatcatttgagcttatgctcgagtggtcttcaaatgttctatgtccaaaatccttcctattctttggaaggttgttttgttcatcatgttcatcatgtgcattatgcaccatttcatatgtcatcaatgaaccgataagttcttcaagtggaaaaatatttaaatcttttgtttcttgtattgtcgttattttatgatcccacctttttgaaagggatcttaagatcttgcttacgagatcaaaatttgaaaaagatttaccaagaactcttagattattgacgacatccatgaaacgggtgtacatatcgcctatagtctcgcttggttgcattcaaaaaagctcaaaatcatgcaataaaatgttaactttcgagtctttgactctactagttccctcgtgcgtgatttcaagtgttcgccaaatatcaaaagccgtttcgcatatagaaatccgattgaactcatttttgtccaaagcgcaaaataaggcattcatagccattgcgtttaaagaaaaatacttcttctccaaatccaaccattcgttcatcggtttagagggaagttgaaaaccgttttcaacaatatttcataaatccaaattcatagaaataaagagaactctcattcgagtttttcaataagtatagtccaatccgttaaacaacggtggacgaataaccgaaaaaccctctttaaagccatgaagagccatttctctcgggtgtaaatccaaaatgagagaaataccgggctctgataccaattgttaggatcaggagcactaagagggggggggggtgaattagtgcagcggaaaactttcgacaattaaaactgcgttcgtacgataaaagcgatttcgatagaaaactcgatttataaatcactttaacttgtgatcaagagagatgtagttaaagcgaatctataaaggcagtttgcagttatgatgaaaattagaatgtaagcgcaaactgaaatatgatgttcgtacgataaaactgatttatgtctaaacaccgattcggaaaatactgaactttgaaacacgatcgtaaatgcgtagaaggcagtaagctattgaggaggtttgtagtaaagataatatactcaaagtaaatgcaaaccagagagcaccgcaattttagagtggttcggtcaatcttgacctacatccacttctggctttctccaccgacgtccactagaggccttccttcaataggcaaaggccaaccatccttttacagtttcactccttttgatgggcataggagacaacccttacaaacttttctctcctctcttgaaagatcaaaacttggaagaaaagagggaggagaacttctagactttacaacacttttgagctctaaaatcatagagtaagatcaagctttcggtgccttttgggttgccctttcattgctgaaagggtggggtatttataggccccaacccaatttgaatttcgagctcaaaactgtcatctccccgaATTCTGGGgtatggcggttgcaccgcctggcagagcttgaagactaagcctctgggcgatgccacctcctgtcaagggcgattgcacctcctgccactacttgactagggcggttgcaccgcccagccagagctcggagactgagctcaggtggttgcacctctgtcagaggcggttgcaccgcctagccagagctcggagactaagccctgggcggtgccaccgccgacccaagcggtgccacctctagccaagtaatctgggtccgaatgggctgatccattcggcccaatttgggtctatcaagggcccaattgccccaagattaagctaatgggatcacctctcatttcaaacttaatcatcgtgctaactacgaatttcttaaggcatttactgcaacttgctccggtgcgtcaattgcttctttcggcgagcttccggcgaacttccg of the Musa acuminata AAA Group cultivar baxijiao chromosome BXJ2-10, Cavendish_Baxijiao_AAA, whole genome shotgun sequence genome contains:
- the LOC103973790 gene encoding transcription repressor OFP1-like, with the protein product MGNYRFRLLDMIANACFYKLKHMGQRAHKNSMGRCQPPRAAATTSPVHFSPPEPKLLPNRASHYYSSRAEADRFSFSPTRSKVLDTHFPVEPARKSKKCVRRKPIRAAPTKPKLAASSVPEFPAVASPVTPPYQLDLYIDGDNHEFQGIHAGDRFKSEDASSWPHSRSCRVTSSATDVIIEVDTNSSTTQTQKKLDEFDSVSELKLRPIITKPATTEAEQSKKQAKRSSPGLHRFPMRANSPRLARKKVQAQLGQRCGGTEAAAALERKGFLESFAVVKSSSDPGRDFRDSMVEMIVENNIRASKDLEELLACYLSLNSNEYHDVIVKAFEQIWFDLAEVKLRNRRKEWLKDHSLNGCTMS
- the LOC135581972 gene encoding uncharacterized protein LOC135581972, which produces MEMRALPLSSSHNCCPPTLGSCNSRCAPRPSACSVRPGRVWAMTEEKKSGEEGATKKSKQSLFGSITEALDFSQVRSSQDAVLIEDAREITRSGKKMTREQYGALRRKIGGTYKDFFKSYVDVDGQYVEEGWVDKTCKVCKKDTKGEPRQVDKLGRYVHVACLEKPNTGNFFSRLFSG